The nucleotide sequence TAGTAGGATATGGCCGAAGAGGAGGCTAGAGAGGAGGTTTGAGGCCAGGTCATGCTGGCCCTGAATGCTGTGCTGGGAAATTCAGGCTTGATTCTGAAGACCGAGGGAAGCTATTGAAAGctttggaggtgggagggagtgaCGTGATGAAACTGGTGCTTTAGAAGATGAATTGATTGTAGAATCAAGAGAtgggaggcagagggaccagTTAAGAGGCTATTGTAATATTCTGGGTGAGAGATGATGAGGGCCTGCATCAGGCTAGTGGCGAGAGGGGTAGAAGGAGAGGATGGAGATCGTATAATTAAGGCTTGACTCCTGATTGGATGTGGGCCATGGCAGGGAGAAGGAGTTGGAGGTGACAACACTGAAATTTCCAGGCTAGGGGATGGTGGTGCTATTAACTAAGATAGGAAACATGCTGggcgtggggggtggggagcaggtttATGGGAACAGATAATGAGTTCGGTTTGAGACACATTGAGTCTGAGGGGCTCCGTGGACATCCAATTAACAGCGAGTTGTTGGCAGCTGGAAATTCTAGTCTGGGTCTAAGGAGAGAGGTCAGGGCTAGAGCTacagatttgggagtcatcagcgtGAAGGGGTGAGTTGAAACTGTGGGAGCTCATGAGCtgagagaggaggggcagggctgaCGTATACACATGCAGAGGGAGAGAGGTAGGGGTAGGGGAGAGCCAGCGAGAGCACATTGagctagagagacagaaagagacagaaggaggaCAAGAGAGACGGGGGGAAGTGGAAAGACAAGAGAGGGAGACTGAAGGCTGAGGTGGGAGGACAGAGTAGAGGGGAGATGGggcaggggaaagagagaaaggaggaggaggacagggaggagAGTGGAGCCTGCGGggaagatgaggaaagtgagataAAGGAGGGAAAGGACCAGGGCAAGACAGGtgggaaaggggagaaagttGGAGTAGAGAGGACTGtgctgagagagagaggggatAGGGAGAAGAGAATAGACAGCTGGGAGAATAATAATATCGAGAAGGAGGAATAGAGGGAAATGGGAGAGATtgaaaggggagggggagggaaagggagagagagagaggagtgggtataggaagaaaaagagggagggaaggggaagagatGGGAGAGGCTAGCAGAAGTGAGGAGAGACTGAAGATGCAGGCCAGGTTTCCGGGGTGAGGGGCGGGACAGAAAGGCGCCACCTGAGCCAGCAGGCACTGAGTCAGGAAAGCCAGGAGAGGGGCAAGTACAAAGAAAGGGGCGAGGGCAGCAGCATCCTATGCTGCAGATATAGGGAGTGGAGTGAGGACCAAGAAGAGAAGGTGGGGATGCggctcttctctcctctcacctctcTCCCTTGCTCATTCCCTCTGCaccagccaccctggcctcctgGCTCTTCCTTGATCTTAGCAGGCAGCCTCCTGCCTTAGGACCTTTGTATAGGTTGTTCCCTCTACCAagaatgctcttccctcagatAGCCACACGGCTCACCCCTTTGCTTCCTTCAGTATGTTTAAATGTCCCCTTCTCAGCAAGGCCTATCCTGATCACCCACTTTCAAAATGTAGCCCATTCTGCCAGTCCCCCAGACCATTGCCATGCCCCTTTGCCTGTGTTgtaccaccttttttttttttttttgaggaagattagccctgagctaactactgccaatcctcctcttttttgctgaggaagcctggccctgagctaacatctgtgcccatcttcctctactttatatgttggacgcctaccacagcatggtgtgccaagcagtgccatgtcctcacctgagatcccaaaccggcgaacccctggccgccaagaggcggaacgtgcgaacttaaccactgcgcaacggggccggccccccacctTCTAACATACTGTAACATAGAATCATTTAacatgtttattgtctgtctcatcCCACTAAAATATAAGCTGCATGAAGACAGAGGTTTTTGGCCCTTTTTGTTAATTGTTGAATCCTCAGTACCTAGGACAGTGCTGGcccacagtaggcgctcaataaatatttgttgaatgaataagtgatatTGTGTTGAATATGGACAATCTCTGAAAATTGCtcaaaggataaatgaaacaaatccCTGATGTGACGATATTTTACTGTGATTTACTTCTTTGGAAAGTGGAGAACAGCATCAAATTCTGATCACTGTAGGGTTCTGTTCAGTTGAGCTTGATGAATAAGGCTTTTAGCTAATAAGTTAACTCAAGGGTTTAAGGGTCTCAAGACAAGCTCATTGCATAAACCTCTTTGTCTTGATGCCTCTTTTTCTCTGGAACGTGAATTGCATTGGTTGTCAACAGTAAGAGCTGGAGGTTGGCTGGTGAAGGGGGTGGTAGGTCATGGGGATGGCAGACCGATAGGAAAGACAGAAATGTGTGGTTCTTGATGGaacagtgttttttgtttgtttgcttgtttgtggtCAGAGGACAATAAGTATTTCGTCTGATTTGGAGGGAACTTTAAACTAGGTTAGAATAGATGCGTTTTATCTATGTAACTGCCAACTCGAAATCAGAGTAGAGTATTTTTGAAGGGCTTGTAAAGAAAGCATGTGCTGCCTCTGGAGAGAAATTGGCTACATCAGTCAAATACTTCAGTACCCATGGATTAGAGAGTTGACGAGAAAAAGGTCCCCAGTAGTCTTTCAATGCACTCTTCATATGTGGGAACGACCCCCTAATTGTGGTTGATTAGGCTAAATGTGTGTAGAAAAATATACTGTCATCTCATCTGTCTGAAATAGATTGAATTTCCTCGAACACTCAAGCATATCTGTctttaagataatttaaaaatcactctaGGTGATTAGCAGTGTTCTGGTCTCCATCCTGAAACCTATGGATTCCTGGAAAGCTGGTGCTCCCTCATCCCCATTTGGATGGAAATTTTCCATAGCAGGCTTATGAGAGAGACTGCACTAACATTTTGGTGCTATGATTAcctttgtttgtttccttgttaaAGGTAGTTAAAACAGCTGTCCCTGGTAGGAGTTTTGATTTTTGGGGGTTCTTTTTCCCCAGGGGGAGTGGCCACAGCTGGTCTGTCTGGTGGTGAGTGGCTGTCATGATCTCTACAGCACCGCTCTACAGCGGCGTGCACAACTGGACCAGTTCTGACCGGATTCGCATGTGTGGCATCAACGAAGAGAGGTGAGGAGGCTGGGAAGGTACCTTGGCTGTTGCTGCCTTCTCATGAGCGGTACCTACTCACCAGAGGGGTAGCCACcgcagggcctggggagggaccctggggaggaggctgttggttgtttctaattttcctgAGACGGGATGGGGCTGGGGCTGTGTGAGTGGCCTGCTCTGCCATGCTGTCCCTGTTCAGATGAAGGTGAGGAGGCCAACAGATGACCTTTTGCCAATTAGTATTTGTCTACTCATTAAGAACTGTCAGATGGTGGAGTAAGGGGAAGCTCAGGAGACGGCAGTTTTTATTTGCAGCATCCATGTTCAGTGCTCAAGGATACGCGTAGGATATTTTTGGTCCTGATCTAAGCCTGGAAGAAAGGCAGTTTTATCATTTAGCTTTATACTGGGAACTGTTAGTGGGTATTCTGGTGATCAGCACTTTCCTGCCTCACGAGGCTAATGACGATTCGCAGTGAGATCCTTAGGAAGTATCAAAGAAAGATCAAACCGCCTAACGTAGTTTTCGTACAAAATCGAGAGTTGATGATGCCTGCCTGATTTGTGTGTGCTTGCAGTCTCCTGTTCACCAAAATATTTGGGTGACCAAGCTGTGCCATTTCCTGATCTTGCCCCAGACGAAGGGCACTCAAAATGGCCTTCAGATTTTATATTTGACTTTCATAACCCTTGGCCAAAGAGCTATGTATGATGGTTGCCAGGCCTCTCCCATTTTTAGAGAAGGTGTGGCTCCCCCATGCTTGCTGGCGTTCAGCTATCATTTCAGTCCCTTGACTGTGTAAATCCAAATACATCAGCTCAATCACCTAGAACACAGAATGATACGGCTGTTCCTGGGATTCAAGATCTGGCGTTTGCTTGGGTAAATCTTGGAAGTCTGTGCATGGGTGTGTGCGCATGTCGGGGAGTGTTCGTAATTTTGAAGGGAAAGGAATGGACGTCTTCGCGTGTATCTACTTTCTTCTTCTGTTCTTAACTGGAGAAGTGTGTACTTGTGTGAGGTTCAGATTAGGAGAATagaccattttatttttataaagccaTTAGCACCTGATGGTTTAATGTTCTCTAAGCTGAGGAACAACTTAGAGATGGACTTAAAAGggatttaattttagaatataaatGTGAAGACcaaggaaaataagacaaaattcttCTCAGATCAGCACAAGACAGGTATTTTCCTTTGCATATGAGGTATGTCCTGAGATAATTACTAAGAGCTGACCTGGGGGAAGGCAGGTGGTGGTATTGATTTGTGTAAGTGTTCACTGGCAACTAGTTATAAGTAGCTGAGACTCTGATGCAGAGACCTGGACTAGAgccttcaaagaaaaaaaatcaatgacaagtTACCTTGGTTCCCTGTCCATTCTAAATCTCTGCTGAGAAAGGAGCAGGAAGTGGGCCCAAAACCTGattttccctctttctggacCTCTCTTGGGATGTTAAATGACCAAAtatgcctagtggttaagatgaCCTTTTAAGTGTTGTCACTTCTGGTCTCCTCTACCCTTTATTGTCGCCTTCCTGCCACAGTCTAGGCCGTGCTACAGCTGATTTCCAAAGTGTGATCTCACCTGATTTAGAAACCATCTTCCTGGGCGCTTTACAACTTGTAGAACTTAGGAGTTTGGGGGACAAAGCTGCACCTGGGGGGTTAACTCTGAAAGTTAGGTTTGAGAAGCCTGCCCGGCTCCGTCAGGCATACTTGAGGCTGGCAGCAACAGGAGGCAGGGGCTTTCTGCTAGCCCCAGGTGGCTGACTCTGGTCAGACCTCCAGCTACATCGCTGTTTTCTTGCTTACTTGCTTCCTTTTTTGcactcattcatttcttcatttaacaaatacttgttaACCCAGGGAGAGCAAACCGATAGTCATGGGACATTGGTGGTGAGTGGCATGTACAGGTCCTGTGGGAGTCCAGTGTAAGAATGACACCCTTCCTGGGGGAATaggggaaggcttcccagaggcaATGACATGTGAGCTGCAATtgagggatgagtaggagtttgagGCGGGGGTTGGTGTTTCCCAGGCGGTGTGTTTGGGGAAGGCCCTGGCTGGAATGGGGCCGGTCTCGGGGTGCAGTGGAACTCAAGCAGGGAAAGTCTGCAGGGGCTAGAAGATAAGGAGCCCGATGTGTTCCGGGTAGGCAGGGCCCAGCAGGAACTGACAAAGGTCCAGTTTGACAGTGGTGCTCACCCTTAGTAATTAGAAAACCGGCCCTGAAAGGTTATGGCCGTTTCTGGCTTAAGTTCAGCAAAGCCTTGAGCATAACAGCCCAGGGTCGTCTCTGTAGGGAAGAAATGGTGGATTGATTTTCAGTCCTGACTGAAGCCTTCTTTgacccctgctccctcctccccaccacccgcACCCTCCTCACCTTGCCCAATTGACCCAGCTCTCCCTGTGCCCTCCTCCCCTGCAAGCTATTCCTGTCCCAGGCTCTTCTCTCAATGGAGCAATTTAACGTTCGCTTAGCTTTGCCTACCCCTCTCCTCAGAGGATTGGAAATGTGGCCTCATGACATTTTCCCAGAGCCTTGGGGGCTGGCACTCAGGCACGGCTATGCCTGGAGTAGCCAGGACTGCTGCTCCCACTGCCACCTTGAGAGTCTCTGGGCCggctggctctgccactctcTGGTGGCTGCCTTCAAGGGCAGGGTTTCTGCTTTCAAGGTGATTTTATGTGGGGTGGGAACTGAGCAAGGGGGGTCAAGGGTGCAGCCAGCTCCCCTTTTTATGGTCAGAAGgggaaagaatataaataaatagcgTCTTCCGTCTGTGGCCCCTCATGTGGGGTTGGTGAAGGGGGGTGCACTGCTGCTTGTTTCCCCTCACCACCATCCTTCCCCCAAATCCTCCCTGGCCAGTCTCGTTGGAGCACGCTTCTCCCTGGTCCAAGGCTGGGTATAGGTCTTACTTTTCCTGTCTCTCAGGAGTTGATGTCAAAGTGTGTTTTCCCTTTGCCTCAGGtcccccttcctccccttccctgaGACCTTGACTGAGTCTCCAGCCCTTGCCTGTCCTTATGATTGGTTGTGTTTGCCACTCACAGTTGTTGCCAGCAGTGGGACCCTCCCACTTCTGTCAGCCTAGCTGCCTTTTAAAGGGAATAATAAGCCCATGCCACACCGTTAGCCCCTTCTGGAGCCCTGAGAAGACGGGGAGAGGCCCGCTGTGATCCCCTTGGCTTTTTTGCTTCTCTTGGCTAGGTAGAATTTTGGAGTCCGTGCCCGTtccagtgggagggagggagttaGCAGGGCCCTCCCTGTTCTTATGGGGTTGGCTGCAGGCCCCCTCACTGCCCTTTGGGCACCCTGATGAGGCCATGCTGGCTTCTTCCTGGGCTGTCACAGAGCTCAGGGCGAGGCCCTGGAAAAGGggggcgaaccccaggccgacGCCTTCCCAGAGATGTGCAGAGCGTTCCTGTGCTCTGCCCCACGGGAGCCGCCCCGCAGCACTTCTACTAGAGCTTTCATCTTGCACCCAGACCTTCCACTGGTCCCTCTCACCCCGACTCCTGCCCCACAGGTGTCTTCCCTAGGACAGACAGTGGGCCGTTCTTGCTGTATTCAGAATACCAAACTTCCAGTCGGTGTTTTCTTCTCTTCAACTTTGCCCTCCTAGTCtgacctgtttttttctttttttttggtcaggatcTACCATTTTCTAAGATTCTTACCCAAAATTTGGAGAAGACTTTGAGCAGATGGGGGTACAGTCGAGTTTTCCTCCTTTGAGACTCAACTCTCTGGCCTGGAGCCCTTCCCTCTGCAATGTACCAAATTGATTTTGGGGTCTGTGGCCTTGAAGGCCTCTCTTTGGGATGGGAGAGAATGCGGTGGCACTGGGAGACCAAGAGGAGAGTGGGGAGCTGGCCAGGGGCGGGATGCAGGCATGGGTAGAAGGGTAGGAGGGAGGGCACTGGCTGGAACCTGGTGGAACTCTAGAAAACAGGAGGAGGCTCCCTGAGGGGAAAGAAGTCATGCCTTGGAGATGCCCCTTAGCACCCAGTGACCTGGTGGCCTCGAATCAGTACCATTGCATGTGCTAATAAATGTGTATCTGCTCTAGGCAAGCCCAGCAGGTGAATAGGTGATGATTCAGATTTAGAACGTGAAATGCAATGGAGGTGGTTATTTGTCTTAGAAAAGGGTTACCCTTATGGCGCTGCAGCCAGCTTCCCATATAGACTTAAAATAAGATCCCATTTAAGAGAAAAGCAGTTTGCATGCCTTTTGAGATCGTCTGTGATTCACCTCTCCCCTTTTGGCAATGCCCGCTACCTCCTGGATGGCCACCTTGACGGGTAAGCTCAGGCAATAGGGCAAAGATGCTGTGGTGTTCTCCACACTCCTGGCGAGAGCCCTAGAAAACAAGATCCATGGCCCAAGGAGGAGGGTCGAGTCAGATCGGGCTCCTTTGCAGGAACTTGCAAAGCTGAGTGTGGAGGCTCCGGTTTGTGACCTGGACCCCCAAGTTCCTTCTGATTTCCCCCAAGCGACCAAGGGAAGTGAGACGGGAAGATTTTATGGGAACCCAGGCAGGCAGGGGACATTCTGGGGAAGGTGGCGGTGGCCCAAAGACTAGGCCTCATGGCCCTTCTCTGGTTGTGTCTCCCATGCTAGAAGAGCACCTCTTTCTGATGAGGAGTCCACGACAGGTGACTGCCAGCGCTTTGGATCTCAGGAGTTTTGTGTCAGCAGCAGTTTTTCCAAGGTAAGGAAAGGAGCCACATGCCACCCGCTTAAGGGTGGAGCTGAACTGCCTGGGTGACATGCCCAGCCTGCCATCCCAAGAAAGGGAGCAGGAAGGGCCAGGGTATTTCCCAGGAGTTGCTGTATGTGAGACAGAAATTGGCCAGCTTCTCTTTGCTTCTTCCGAGACGTGGTTGGTCGAGTGGCAAAGAGGACCAGCAGTCGCCTCTCCCGGGCCTTGGGACACTTGTAGCATCCACAGAGAGCCAGCTAAGATGGGCATGCTGCTCTGTCGTTGCAGGTGGAGCTCACAGCAGTTGGAAGTGGCAGCAATGCCCGGGGGGCAGACCCAGATGGCAGTGCAACAGAAAAACTTGGGCACAAGTCAGAGGACAAGCCTGACGACCCCCAGCCAAAAATGGACTATGCTGGGAATGTGGCAGAGGCTGAAGGCCTCTTGGTGCCACTGAGCAGCCCAGGAGACGGGCTCAAGCCTCCCGCTGCTGACAGCActgaggccagcagcagcagggccGACTCCTCCTGGACTCCCCTCAGCACCCAAATGAGCAAACAGGTGGACTGCTCACCAGCTGGGGTAAAGGCCTTGGACTCTCGGCACGGTGTCGGGGAGAAGAATACTTTCATTTTGGCAACTCTCGGAACTGGAGTCCCTGTGGAGGGAACCCTGCCTCTGGTTACCACCAACTTCAGTCCGCTGCCAGCTCCCATCTGCCCCCCTGCTCCCAGTTCGGCCTCTGTCCCCCCATCTGTTCCGGATCAATTCCAGGTTCCCCTCTCCGTTCCCGCCCCGGTGCCCCATTCTGGGCTAGTTCCTGTCCAGGTTGCCACTTCGGTTCcggctccttcccctcccttaGCACCAGTCCCGGCTCTGGCTCCGGCACCACCATCAGTGCCCACACTCATCTCTGATTCAAACCCCCTTTCAGTTTCGGCCTCAGTCCTGGTGCCCGTACCAGCTTCTGCTCCCCCCTCCGGCCCCGTTCCCCTGTCGGCTCCAGCCCCTACCCCCATCTCAGTCCCAGTTTCAGCTCCTCCCTTGGCTCTGATCCAAGCTCCTGTGCCCCCTTCTGCTCCGACCCTGGTCCTTGCGCCTGTCCCCACTCCAGTTCTGGCTCCCATGCCGGCATCCACACCTCCAGCAGCTCCCGCCCCTCCGTCAGTGCCGATGCCTACCCCAACCCCATCTTCTGGCCCTCCTTCTACCCCCACCCTCATCCCTGCCTTTGCTCCTACGCCAGTGCCTgcacccaccccagccccaatCTTTACTCCAGCCCCCACGCCCATGCCGGCTGCCACACCAACTGCTATTCCCACCTCTGCACCCATCTCAGCCTCCTTTAGTTTGAGTCGAGTGTGTTTTCCTGCAGCTCAGGCACCAGCTATGCAAAAAGTCCCCCTGTCCTTTCAGCCAGGGACAGTACTGACCCCGAGCCAGCCGCTGGTATATATCCCGCCTCCAAGCTGTGGGCAGCCACTCAGTGTGGCCACACTGCCAACCACCCTGGGGGTCTCTTCCACTCTTACACTCCCTGTCCTGCCATCCTACCTGCAGGACAGGTGTCTCCCTGGTGTTCTGGCCTCCCCAGAGCTACGGTCTTACCCATATGCATTTTCTGTGGCCCGGCCTCTGACTTCAGATTCCAAGCTGGTCTCTCTGGAGGTGAACAGGCTTCCCTGTGCTTCCCCATCCAGCAGCACCAGCACCCAGCCTGCGCCAGATGGGGTCTCTGGGCCTTTGGCAGATACTTCCCTCTCTACCGCTTCTGCCAAGGTGCTTCCAACTCCACAACCTTTGCTGCCAGCCCCCAGTGTGAGCTCCGCCCCACCGCACCCCGCCAAGATGCCAGGTGGCACCGAGCAGCAAACAGAAGGGACTTCTGTCACCTTTTCTCCCCTCAAGTCACCTCCACAGCTGGAGCGAGAGATGGCCTCTCCACCCGAGTGCAGCGAGATGCCCCTCGACCTCTCCTCCAAGTCCAACCGCCAGAAGCTTCCATTGCCGAACCAACGCAAGACACCCCCCATGCCTGTGTTGACCCCTGTGCACACCAGCAGCAAGGCCCTCCTCTCCACAGTCCTATCTAGGTCTCAGCGCACAACCCAGGCTGCCAGCAGCAATGTCACCTCATGCCTGGGCTCCACTTCCTCGCCCTTTGTCATCTTTCCTGAGATTGTGAGAAATGGGGACCCAAGCACCTGGGTGAAGAACTCAACTGCGTTGATCAGCACCATTCCTGGCACCTACGTGGGAGTGGCCAACCCAGTGCCTGCCTCCCTGCTGCTGAACAAAGACCCCAACCTGGGCCTCACCCGAGACCCCCGCCACCTCCCCAAGCAGGAGCCCATCTCCATCATCGATCAAGGAGAGCCTAAGAGCACCGGTGCCCCCTGTGGCAAAAAGGGCAGCCAGGCTGGGACTGAGGGACAGCCAAGCACAGTCAAACGTTACACTCCAGCCCGCATCGCCCCTGGGCTGCCTGGATGCCAAACCAAGGAGCTCTCTCTGTGGAAGCCCACAGGGCCAGCAAATATTTACCCACGGTGTTCAGTCAACGGGAAACCCACCAGCACCCAGGTCCTGCCTGTTGGCTGGTCACCATACCACCAAGCGTCTCTGCTTTCCATTGGCATTTCCAGTGCGGGGCAGCTGACCCCCAGTCAGGGGGTGCCCATCAAGCCCACCAGCGTTGTTTCTGAGTTTTCTGGTGTGCCCTCTCTTGGCCCCAGTGAAGCTGTGCATGGACTTCCTGAGGGGCAACCACGGCCTGGGGGCCCCTTTGCTCCAGAGCAGGACACTGGCACAAAGAACAAAACTTGCCGGATTGCTGCCAAGCCTTACGAAGAACAAGTCAACCCTGTCCTCCTGACTCTCAGCCCTCAGACAGGGACCCTGGCGCTGTCAGTTCAGCCTAGCGGTGGGGACATCAGAGTGAATCAGGGGCCTGAGGAATCAGAGAGCCACCTCTGCCCTGATGGCACTCCTAAGATGGAAGGCCCCCAGGGGGCCTGTGGTCTGAAGCTGGCAGGAGACACAAAGCCTAAGAACCAAGTGCTGGCCACCTACATGTCCCATGAGCTGGTCCTGGCCACCCCCCAGAACCTGCGCAAGATGCCCGAGCTGCCTTTGCTACCTCATGACAGCCGCCCCAAGGAACTTATCTTGGATGTGGTCCCGAGCGGCAAGAGGGGCTCCAGCACAGAGCTTTCACAGCTTGGAAGCCAGGTGGACCTGGGGCGGGTGAAAATGGAGAAGGTGGACGGTGATGTGGTCTTCAATTTAGCCACCTGCTTCCGGGCCGATGGCCTCCCAGCAGCTCCCCAGCGGGGCCAAGCTGAAGTTCGGAGTAAGGCCGGGCAGGCTCGAGTGAAACAGGAAAGCATAGGCGTCTTTGCTTGCAAGAACAAGTGGCAGCCAGACTCGGTGGTGACCGATGGGGTGACTGAATCTCTGCCACCCAAGAAAATGAAGTGTAGCAAAGAAAAGGATGGTGAGGAGccacagccacaagccaaggccATAGTCCGGAGTTCTCACGGACCCAAGGTGAGTGCCGGGCAGAGGTTGAGAGCAGGGCCGGTCAACCTGTGACGTGATGGCATTCTTGAGTAGCTCTGTGAACCCAACTGATTGGAAGGCTTGTGTAATGTGAATAATGACCTGCTGTCCCTTATCTAAGTCATATTCTCCATATATGGTGTTTGCACATGGGGAGGGGCTGGCTTGTATTTTGTAGGATGTGGGAAATGATTCGGTCCCTGAGGCTAGGGAATCCATTGTCCCAGATGAGGTTGGAAAGCGGAAGAAGGTATCGGTGAGGGAAATCAATTAATAACAGGCCCTTCCCTGCAGAAcaattcttcctcttccttttttgagACTGCCGTCGGCCTTGAAAACTTGGGGCCTAGGGAGGAAAGGGGCCTTTGCCAGGGTTGTTCTCTGACCACTGGGAGAGCCTGCTCAGGATTTGCTTGGAGTTTTGTGGGGCCAGAGCCAGTTTGGCTTCTGGGCTCATCCACCCGTTTCCTCCTGCCTCATGCTTGGGGTGGCAGCTTTGGGTTTCAGCCCACTGGGAACTTGGTGTGCAAGGCATGTGGGCATCTGGGTCTGGGTTCTTAATAGGCTAAGGATGGTGCCAAAGTTCTAGGCAAAAAGGTGGGCCAGAGGACTCCACTTGAATCCAGTGGTCCTCTAGAGGGGATCCAGAGGCCACTGGTGATCCAAGGAGATTCTTGAAGCAGTTGAGGATAGGGCTTATTCCAAATTTGGATTAATTTGAAGTTATGTTAACAAGTCTTCAAATTGGATGTTGATATACACTAATGAGTAACTTTCTAGCTGGAGCACCATGAATTTCTTTGTGGCAGAAGCTCTTAATCTTTTTTGAACTGTAAAACGCTTTGAGGAGCTGATGAGAGCTGTGGACCCTGTCTCCAGAAACATGACCTCAGAATTTTGCCAGTCATTTCAGGAGGTTCATGGACCCACCTCCTTCCCAAAACCCACCCGTGGACTCCAGGTTAAGAACCCCACggagggaccggccctgtggccaagtggttaagtttgcgtgctctgcttcggcggcccagggtttcgccagttcgagtcttgggcgtggacatggtaccgctcatcaggccatgctgaggcggcatcccacatgccacaactagaaggacccacaactagaaatgcacaactatataccagggctcttgggg is from Equus asinus isolate D_3611 breed Donkey chromosome X, EquAss-T2T_v2, whole genome shotgun sequence and encodes:
- the BCORL1 gene encoding BCL-6 corepressor-like protein 1 isoform X3 — translated: MERGLAPPADPAGLHFPSSPATGTHSTRLRSHTQTHTHTALPLTLSLAAAAASVWLCLSSALLSPPFFLSVPRVRPPPPPRERRRRRAPLSDEESTTGDCQRFGSQEFCVSSSFSKVELTAVGSGSNARGADPDGSATEKLGHKSEDKPDDPQPKMDYAGNVAEAEGLLVPLSSPGDGLKPPAADSTEASSSRADSSWTPLSTQMSKQVDCSPAGVKALDSRHGVGEKNTFILATLGTGVPVEGTLPLVTTNFSPLPAPICPPAPSSASVPPSVPDQFQVPLSVPAPVPHSGLVPVQVATSVPAPSPPLAPVPALAPAPPSVPTLISDSNPLSVSASVLVPVPASAPPSGPVPLSAPAPTPISVPVSAPPLALIQAPVPPSAPTLVLAPVPTPVLAPMPASTPPAAPAPPSVPMPTPTPSSGPPSTPTLIPAFAPTPVPAPTPAPIFTPAPTPMPAATPTAIPTSAPISASFSLSRVCFPAAQAPAMQKVPLSFQPGTVLTPSQPLVYIPPPSCGQPLSVATLPTTLGVSSTLTLPVLPSYLQDRCLPGVLASPELRSYPYAFSVARPLTSDSKLVSLEVNRLPCASPSSSTSTQPAPDGVSGPLADTSLSTASAKVLPTPQPLLPAPSVSSAPPHPAKMPGGTEQQTEGTSVTFSPLKSPPQLEREMASPPECSEMPLDLSSKSNRQKLPLPNQRKTPPMPVLTPVHTSSKALLSTVLSRSQRTTQAASSNVTSCLGSTSSPFVIFPEIVRNGDPSTWVKNSTALISTIPGTYVGVANPVPASLLLNKDPNLGLTRDPRHLPKQEPISIIDQGEPKSTGAPCGKKGSQAGTEGQPSTVKRYTPARIAPGLPGCQTKELSLWKPTGPANIYPRCSVNGKPTSTQVLPVGWSPYHQASLLSIGISSAGQLTPSQGVPIKPTSVVSEFSGVPSLGPSEAVHGLPEGQPRPGGPFAPEQDTGTKNKTCRIAAKPYEEQVNPVLLTLSPQTGTLALSVQPSGGDIRVNQGPEESESHLCPDGTPKMEGPQGACGLKLAGDTKPKNQVLATYMSHELVLATPQNLRKMPELPLLPHDSRPKELILDVVPSGKRGSSTELSQLGSQVDLGRVKMEKVDGDVVFNLATCFRADGLPAAPQRGQAEVRSKAGQARVKQESIGVFACKNKWQPDSVVTDGVTESLPPKKMKCSKEKDGEEPQPQAKAIVRSSHGPKCRKPPSDPQEPTKKSPRGAPDSGKEHNGVRVKHKHRKPTKPESQSPGKRADGHEEGSLEKKAKSSFRDFIPVVLSTRTRSQSDLKARKQKTSSQSSEHCLRNRNLLLPNKAQGISDSPNGFLPNNLEEPACLENSEKPSGKRKCKTKHMANVSEEAKGKGRWSQQKTRSPKSPTPVKPTEPGTPSKSRSAGPEETSESPTARQIPPEARRLIVNKNAGETLLQRAARLGYKDVVLYCLQKDSEDVNHRDNAGYTALHEACSRGWTDILNILLEHGANVNCSAQDGTRPVHDAVVNDNLETIWLLLSYGADPTLATYSGQTAMKLASSDTMKRFLSDHLSDLQGRAEGDPGVSWDFYSSSVLEEKDGFACDLLHNPPGSSDQEGDDVEEDDFMFELSDKPLLPCYNLQVSVSRGPCNWFLFTDVLKRLKLSSRIFQARFPHFEIATLPKAEFHRQVASSQLLTPAERPGGLDARSAPGSSETVELVRYEPELLRLLGSQVEFQPWNS